Proteins from a single region of Rhodospirillales bacterium:
- a CDS encoding aminotransferase, which yields MKPLNPVLARFGTTIFTVMSALAAECGAINLGQGFPDEEGPQALRRCAADAILDGSNQYPPMRGIADLRRAVAEHDRRFYGLELDWQSEVLITSGATEALADSFFGLIEPGDETVVVEPLYDSYLPIIEQAGGIVRLVRLEPPEWALPREALAAAFGPRTKLLVLNSPLNPAGKVFERDELAFIAGLIAAHDAYAVCDEVYEHLIFDGGAHVPLITLAGMRERCLRVGSAGKTFSATGWKVGYVVGAPALIDAAARAHQFITFTTPPNLQTAVAAGLRLDDGYFHALSRDQQGKRDRLAAGLAAAGFDVLASAGSYFLIADFRRLGFSGDDVAFCRYLTREAGVAAIPVSAFYRDAESSKAGAHSEIPHGFVRFCFCKSDEVLNEAIDRLTRHFSRGRAVAIG from the coding sequence ATGAAACCGCTCAATCCCGTTCTTGCCCGCTTTGGCACGACGATCTTTACGGTGATGAGCGCGCTTGCCGCCGAATGCGGGGCGATCAACCTTGGCCAGGGATTTCCGGACGAGGAGGGGCCGCAAGCGCTGCGCCGCTGCGCCGCCGATGCGATCCTCGACGGTTCCAATCAATACCCACCGATGCGCGGGATCGCCGACCTGCGCAGGGCGGTGGCGGAGCACGACCGGCGATTCTACGGTCTCGAACTCGACTGGCAGAGCGAGGTTTTGATCACCTCGGGTGCCACCGAGGCGCTCGCCGACAGCTTCTTTGGCCTGATCGAGCCGGGTGACGAAACGGTGGTGGTCGAGCCGCTTTACGATTCATACCTGCCGATCATCGAGCAGGCCGGCGGAATCGTCCGTCTCGTTCGCCTCGAGCCGCCGGAATGGGCGCTGCCACGCGAAGCTTTGGCCGCTGCTTTCGGTCCCCGCACCAAGCTCCTGGTGCTCAATTCGCCGCTCAACCCCGCCGGCAAGGTATTCGAGCGCGACGAACTGGCATTCATCGCCGGACTCATCGCGGCGCACGACGCCTATGCGGTCTGTGACGAGGTTTATGAGCACCTCATCTTTGACGGCGGCGCGCACGTTCCGCTGATCACGCTCGCGGGCATGCGGGAGCGATGCCTGCGCGTCGGCTCCGCCGGCAAAACCTTTTCCGCGACCGGATGGAAGGTTGGCTACGTTGTCGGCGCGCCGGCGCTGATCGACGCCGCGGCGCGCGCGCACCAGTTCATCACCTTCACCACACCGCCGAACCTGCAGACGGCCGTCGCCGCCGGTCTCAGGCTCGACGACGGCTACTTTCATGCATTGTCTCGCGACCAACAGGGCAAGCGAGACCGCCTCGCCGCCGGTCTCGCCGCCGCCGGCTTCGATGTGCTGGCGAGCGCGGGAAGCTATTTTCTCATCGCCGACTTTCGCCGCCTCGGTTTTTCCGGCGACGATGTTGCCTTCTGCCGCTATTTAACCCGCGAGGCTGGCGTCGCTGCGATTCCGGTCAGCGCGTTTTACCGCGATGCCGAGTCTTCCAAGGCCGGCGCTCATAGCGAAATCCCACATGGCTTCGTGCGGTTTTGCTTCTGCAAGAGCGATGAGGTTCTAAATGAGGCGATCGATCGTCTCACACGCCATTTCAGCCGGGGGCGCGCTGTCGCAATTGGATGA